Proteins found in one Homalodisca vitripennis isolate AUS2020 chromosome 4, UT_GWSS_2.1, whole genome shotgun sequence genomic segment:
- the LOC124360393 gene encoding dnaJ homolog subfamily C member 17, translating into MDDITKIDLYELLGILPSATVQEVKKAYRKKALKCHPDKNPDNARAGELFHQLSRALEILIDESARAAYDKVINAKKAAALRNKELDSKRKKLKEDLEAKERQAQTEEIREKSAEEKFKAEIERLRKEGSKQLEEEIEFVRSQIQREKYCDSEQLDLDLFRLKVKWKVTEGDQSHNTYNHESLTKIFSKYGEISALVVSNKKKGSALLEFNSSTAAINAQRLEQGFLSNPLSVSWLRGRPPSVGVPFNATRGPNVTTTQPGMNIFPSVPTNTSTSQSKVFPCFHPGSDIFKKNRQEKQETDFEAAVLSRMRQAEEEKRRVVERGGS; encoded by the exons GTTAAGAAAGCATACCGTAAGAAAGCTCTCAAGTGCCATCCGGATAAAAATCCAGATAATGCAAGAGCAGGAGAGCTCTTTCATCAGTTATCGAGGGCATTAGAAATTCTCATTGATGAATCAGCTAGG GCTGCATATGATAAAGTAATAAATGCTAAAAAGGCTGCAGCTCTTCGAAACAAAGAGCTTGATTCTAAAAGAAAGAAACTGAAAGAAGATCTTGAAGCTAAAGAAAGACAGGCACAGACTGaagaaatcagggaaaagtctgCTGAGGAAAAGTTTAAG GCTGAGATTGAGCGACTTCGTAAGGAGGGTTCAAAACAATTGGAAGAAGAGATAGAGTTTGTCCGTTCGCAGATTCAACGTGAAAAATATTGTGATTCTGAGCAGCTTGATCTTGATTTATTCAGATTAAAAGTAAAATGGAAAGTTACAGAAGGTGACCAATCACATAATACCTACAATCATGAATCtctgacaaaaatattttcaaag TATGGAGAAATATCTGCATTGGTTGTATCAAACAAGAAAAAGGGTTCAGCATTATTAGAATTCAACTCTTCAACAGCTGCA ataaatgCACAACGGCTGGAACAGGGGTTTCTGTCAAACCCATTGTCAGTGAGTTGGTTGAGAGGAAGGCCTCCCAGTGTTGGTGTACCGTTTAATGCAACCAGAGGTCCAAATGTGACTACTACTCAGCCTGGAATGAATATATTCCCCTCTGTACCAACCAACACTTCTACTTCCCAATCTAAAGTGTTCCCTTGCTTTCATCCAGGGTCTGATATATTTAAGAAG AATAGACAAGAAAAACAAGAAACGGATTTTGAGGCAGCAGTTCTATCAAGGATGAGGCAGGcagaagaagaaaaaagaagagTAGTAGAAAGAGGAGGAAGTTGA